One segment of Solanum stenotomum isolate F172 chromosome 1, ASM1918654v1, whole genome shotgun sequence DNA contains the following:
- the LOC125871000 gene encoding agamous-like MADS-box protein AGL62, which yields MRRPNGRKKIEIARIQNQTNLQVTFSKRRAGLFKKASELSTLCGANVAIVAFSPSNKVYACGHPSVESIVDKFVGENPPPDTDDPNPIIVAHQNANIDEINEKLNKLERSLERERKHGQALQALRTEPSNEKLSFYDLKILCESLEAADKKVEKLASQLMECGIEFPYQTIGSALAPLRARESISSDSDEGSSRSGE from the coding sequence ATGAGAAGACCTAATGGCcgcaaaaaaattgaaattgcgaggatacaaaatcaaaccaacttaCAAGTGACATTCTCAAAAAGACGTGCTGGCCTATTTAAAAAGGCAAGTGAGCTCTCTACTTTGTGCGGTGCTAATGTTGCTATTGTAGCTTTTTCTCCCAGCAACAAAGTATACGCATGTGGACACCCTTCCGTCGAGTCAATTGTGGATAAATTTGTCGGAGAGAATCCTCCACCCGACACTGATGATCCTAACCCCATCATTGTAGCTCATCAAAATGCCAATATTGATGAGATCAATGAAAAGCTGAACAAGTTGGAGAGATCACTCgaaagagaaagaaaacatGGACAAGCACTTCAAGCATTGAGGACAGAACCTTCAAATGAAAAACTTAGCTTTTATGACCTTAAGATCTTGTGCGAGTCCTTGGAGGCTGCGgataaaaaagttgaaaaactaGCAAGCCAACTTATGGAGTGTGGTATTGAATTTCCATATCAAACCATTGGAAGTGCGCTCGCTCCTTTAAGAGCTAGGGAAAGCATTTCGTCCGATTCCGACGAAGGGTCATCTAGATCCGGTGAATAG